TTGGCTGACACCGCTTCAATTAGCAAGCTTTCTGACAAACTCCCCATCCCCCCACCCTCTTCTTCCCCAACTCCCAACCCCTAACTCCCAACTCCCTTCTTCCCCAACCCCTAACTCCCAACTCCCAACTCCCTTCTTCCCCCCATCCTCCCATTTCCCGATTATCATCAAGGGGTTGTTGGTTTGCTGGAGTGAGATTGCGATGAGCATTAAACGCCGTCAAGTCTTAACCTGGGGTGGTTTGAGCGGTTTAGGATTAGCTCTGACAGGGAAAGCTTTTTGGGGAAAAGAGGCGAGTAGTATTGCTCAAGAAAATGTCATTTCTGCTGCAACCCTTGAGACGGAAGGGGTTGTAGTCGCTAACTCAACGCAACCGTTGTTACGTTTTGTGTCGCTTGCTGATACGGGAACGGGGGCGCAAGGTCAATATGCAGTTGCAGAAGCGATGACGCGCTACCACCAGCAAAATCCTTTTGATTTAGCGATTCTTGCTGGGGACAATATTTATAATGATGGTGAAATTGAGAAGATTGGTGCAGTTTTTGAGCGTCCCTATGAGCCGTTATTGCGACAAGGGGTGAAGTTTCACGCCTGTTTAGGAAATCACGATATTCGGACGGAAAATGGCGATCCGCAAGTGCGCTATCCCGGTTTTAATATGCAAAATCGGCGCTATTATACGTTGCGGCGAGATGATGTTCAGTTTTTTGCGTTGGATACGAATGGCAATGCAGACTGGCAAAATCAGTTAGTGTGGTTGGATCGGGAACTCGGTCAAAGCGATGCGATTTGGAAGATTGTGTTTGCTCACGATCAAATTTATTCTTCGGCTCATTATGGGGTGAATCAAGCGTTGATTAAAAAGCTGTCGCCGATGTTTAAAAAACATGGCGTGCAACTTTATATTAATGGTCACGATCACGTTTACGAACGGACGCAACCGATTGAGGGGACGACGTATTTGATTTGCGGTGCGGGTGCGGGGACGCGTCCGGTTGGACGTTCTTCTTGGACGGCGCATTCGGCGGAAAGATTGAGTTTTGCAGCCTATGAGGTTTATCGCGATCGCATTGAGATTACTGCGATCGCAACCAACCATGAACCGTTCGATCGCGGGGTTATTTCTCAGCAGGCGATAGGATAGGAGGTAATCAGCAATTCACCGATTTTTCCCCGTTTTTGATGGTTGGAGTTAATGGAGCGGTTGGCAAATATAGGGTGAATAAAGAAGTCTTGATATAACTCGCGAATAAACGGACAATCTGAATTAGATAGCATGACTTGAACGCCGCGCTTGGCTAGGGTTGCAAAGATATCTCGCAGGCGTTCTTGATCTTCTTGCTTAAAGTCATGGCGACTATAGGCGGTAAAGTTACTGGTGGAACTCAGGGGATGATAGGGGGGATCGAAATAAACAAAGGCGTTTTGAGCTATTTTTAGGTCTAGAATTTGCTCAAAGGGCATTTCTTGGATTTCGGTATTTTTTAAGGCAAGCGAAGCTGTTTTTAGAAGTTCTGGATAACAGATTTTCGGATTTTTATAGCGTCCTAAAGGGACGTTGAATTGACCTTGAGAATTTTCTCGGTAGAGTCCGTTGAAGCAAGTTCTATTGAGATAAATAAAGCGGGCGGCTCTGGCGATGGGGTCTTGGGGTTGTAGGGCGCGCACCTGATAATAGTAAGAATAGGAGTGATTGTGGGCATGGTGTTCTAGAAGCGCGATCGCCCCTTCTACATCATCGCGGATGCAGCGGTAAACATTGACCAATTCGGGATTAATATCCGATAAAACGGCCCAGTGGGGTTGCAGATGGAAGTAAATAGCCCCTCCGCCTAAAAAGGGTTCGTAATACCCGCTGAACTGAGTGGGAAAATAGGGTTGATATTGGGAGATTAGCCGAGATTTGCCACCGGCCCATTTGAGAAACGGACGAGGAGATAGCAGTTGTTGCACCGAAACGCTCATTCAATTCGTGGGAGTATAAAACACTTTTGTCAAGAAGCAATCTTCTTCGATTGACTTAAACTAAAGAAATAGAGTTGATACTTTCAGCAGGTCAGTCATTATGGGAGACTTCTTTAATAACGTTTCGCGTTACCCGCGCTACTTTATAACGATTACGCTGGGAATTTTCTTTTTCCTGTTTGACAAGCTCAAACCCTTACTGAAGAATCCGGTCAGCGCGATCGCCCTGATAGGTGTCATTGTATCAGGCTTTATCTTTGTCACCCTGACGCTGCGTGCCATGCTAGGGCTGCCTGCGGTTTAGACTAGAGTAGATTGCCGCAAACGTAAGTAAAGTTCAGTCGAGGAGGTCTTATGGCTACAGGTCGTCGTGTTTCCCGCGTGGCCTCCCTCATTAAACGCGAAATCAGCCAAATGCTCTTAAACGATATCAAAGACGATCGGGTAGGAGCAGGCATGGTCAGCGTTACGGATGTTGATGTTTCTGGCGACCTCCAACATGCGAAAGTCTTTGTCAGTATCTATGGCACTGACGAAGCCAGAGCAGAAACAATGGAAGGGTTAAGATCGGCAACCCCGTTTGTCAGAAGCGAACTCGGTCAGCGGGTGCGCCTGCGTCGAACTCCAGAGGTGATATTTTTAGAAGATCGCTCTCTAGAAAGGGGCGATCGCATTCTCCATCTGATTGACCAGCTTAAACCGCTCAGTTCCTCAATGGACGAAGAAGACATTGGGGCCGAGGAATAACCCGTTGCTCTTAGTTTAGCCAGCCCAAACCCAATCTAGGCGCTCTTTACCAAGGGCGTCTCCCCCTTTCCCCTTATCCCGCCTAAACCTTCATGCTGAACGAACCCTACCCCGTTTTGACTTTAGCCCAACAAGTCGCGCAGATGGTAGTTGTTCGGGCCTCTGGATTTTTATTTGACCATGAAATTCGCTATCCCCAGTGGGAACCCCCCACCCAAACCCTACAGTATTGGATTCAACAACTAGGGGTCGGCGGCGCGATCTTATTGGGAGGAAGCGCCGCCGAAATTCGCCAGAGAACAATACAGCTACAGAGTTGGGCGAAAATCCCTTTGCTGCTGGCCGCCGATGTTGAAGAAGGCGTCGGCCAGCGCTTTTCGAGTGCCACCTGGTTGCCCCCCGCAATGGCTTTAGGCGAAATCTTCCGTAAAGACCCGCATCGCGCCCTAGAATACGCTTACCAGATGGGTCAAATCACTGCCCAAGAAGCCTCCGCCATCGGCTTAAATTGGGTGCTAGCGCCCGTTGCGGACGTAAATAATAACCCAGATAACCCCGTCATTAATATTCGCGCCTTTGGCGAAACCCCAGAGGCCGTTTCTCACCTGGTAGCCGCCTATATTCGGGGAACGCAGGCCTTCCCTGTCCTAACTTCCGCTAAACATTTTCCCGGACATGGCGATACGGCGATTGATTCCCACTTAGAATTACCGACATTGCCCCATACAGCCGACCGTCTGAAGCGCGTAGAATTACCGCCATTTGAAAGCGCGATCGCTGCTGGGGTAGACTCAATTATGACGGCACACTTACGCATCCCGACCTGGGATGACGAACGGCCTGCTACGTTGTCCAAGGCGATTTTAACCGGGCAGTTGCGCGACAAGGGAGGATTTGAAGGGTTAATCGTCACCGATGCCTTGGTGATGGGTGCAATTGCCAACCAATACGGCGCAAACGAGGCCGCAGTCTTAGCGGTGGAAGCCGGAGCCGATATCTTGCTGATGCCCCAAGATCCGCCCAGTGCGATCGCCGCAGTTTGCCAAGCCGTTGAGTCTGGACGCATTGCTCGATCTCAAATTGAAGCGTCTGTGCGGCGCATTTGGCAAGCCAAGCAAAAAGTGAGTTTACCCGATTTCCCCAGGGAAGCTCCAACACAGAGGCGGGACGTTCGAGGGGTAAAACCCTCGCTAGGAGCGGCAAGCATGGAACAGGGTCAGGTGTGGATGTCTCAAATCGGACAGCAAGACGCCTTTACAGCAGTCAGCAATATTTTACGCGACTCCATGCGCTGCGGCGGTCAGTTACCCATTCCCGCAGTCGCTAGGGGCTATAACTTGATTGTGGTGGATCGCGCCCTCGATTGTAAGTATCTCTCGCCGCAAGCCCCCGCGATCGCGCTGCCCGCTCAGTTGGGCTATCAGTTTGCTCTGATTGATAGTCATTTTCCAGTGGAACCCCCGGCCGATCTTCCCCCCACTGTGCTGCAAGTCTTCATGCGGGGCAACCCCTTTCGCGGTAATGCCGGCCTAACCCACACGGCTTCAGCCTGGTTTGAGGCGTTGCTGCAAGCGGGACAGTTAAAGGCTTTAGCAATCTATGGTAGTCCCTACATTTTGGAACAATTTTTAAGCCAACTGCCCTCTACCCTGCCCTATGTCTTCACCTATGGGCAAACGCCCGCAGCTCAAGCGATCGCCCTAGGAGAAGGATTGGGTTTAGAAGAACCAGCCGTAGGAATGTAAGCCTTTACCCAAAAGATTGACGCCCAAATAGCACACCCAAACCACCATAAATCCGGTTGCGGCGAGAATTGCGGGGCGTCGTCCTTGCCAGCCACGGGTAATTCGGGCATGGAGATAAGCGGCAAAAACTAGCCAGGTAATTAAGGCCCAAGTTTCCTTTGGGTCCCAACTCCAGTAGGAACCCCAGGCTTCGTTTGCCCATACTGCCCCAGCAATAATACCGATGGTGAGGAGGGGGAAGCCTAAACCAATAATCCGATAGCTAATGTTATCGAGGGTTTCCGCAACGTTCAGTCGTTGGGGGGTGAGGGTGCCAGCCACGGTTGTCGCTTGGGGTTTTTGCAACAGGGCGGTGCTGAGGTTGCCATTATTTTCCGATAGGGAAGCAACGCTAGCGGGATTATTTTCCGCAACGGCTAGGCTAGGGGAATTCCGTAAGGCGCGATCGCGAAAACTGCCCGTTCCCACC
This Desertifilum tharense IPPAS B-1220 DNA region includes the following protein-coding sequences:
- a CDS encoding metallophosphoesterase, which codes for MSIKRRQVLTWGGLSGLGLALTGKAFWGKEASSIAQENVISAATLETEGVVVANSTQPLLRFVSLADTGTGAQGQYAVAEAMTRYHQQNPFDLAILAGDNIYNDGEIEKIGAVFERPYEPLLRQGVKFHACLGNHDIRTENGDPQVRYPGFNMQNRRYYTLRRDDVQFFALDTNGNADWQNQLVWLDRELGQSDAIWKIVFAHDQIYSSAHYGVNQALIKKLSPMFKKHGVQLYINGHDHVYERTQPIEGTTYLICGAGAGTRPVGRSSWTAHSAERLSFAAYEVYRDRIEITAIATNHEPFDRGVISQQAIG
- a CDS encoding DNA adenine methylase: MSVSVQQLLSPRPFLKWAGGKSRLISQYQPYFPTQFSGYYEPFLGGGAIYFHLQPHWAVLSDINPELVNVYRCIRDDVEGAIALLEHHAHNHSYSYYYQVRALQPQDPIARAARFIYLNRTCFNGLYRENSQGQFNVPLGRYKNPKICYPELLKTASLALKNTEIQEMPFEQILDLKIAQNAFVYFDPPYHPLSSTSNFTAYSRHDFKQEDQERLRDIFATLAKRGVQVMLSNSDCPFIRELYQDFFIHPIFANRSINSNHQKRGKIGELLITSYPIAC
- a CDS encoding DUF751 family protein, with the protein product MGDFFNNVSRYPRYFITITLGIFFFLFDKLKPLLKNPVSAIALIGVIVSGFIFVTLTLRAMLGLPAV
- the rbfA gene encoding 30S ribosome-binding factor RbfA; translated protein: MATGRRVSRVASLIKREISQMLLNDIKDDRVGAGMVSVTDVDVSGDLQHAKVFVSIYGTDEARAETMEGLRSATPFVRSELGQRVRLRRTPEVIFLEDRSLERGDRILHLIDQLKPLSSSMDEEDIGAEE
- a CDS encoding glycoside hydrolase family 3 N-terminal domain-containing protein, with protein sequence MLNEPYPVLTLAQQVAQMVVVRASGFLFDHEIRYPQWEPPTQTLQYWIQQLGVGGAILLGGSAAEIRQRTIQLQSWAKIPLLLAADVEEGVGQRFSSATWLPPAMALGEIFRKDPHRALEYAYQMGQITAQEASAIGLNWVLAPVADVNNNPDNPVINIRAFGETPEAVSHLVAAYIRGTQAFPVLTSAKHFPGHGDTAIDSHLELPTLPHTADRLKRVELPPFESAIAAGVDSIMTAHLRIPTWDDERPATLSKAILTGQLRDKGGFEGLIVTDALVMGAIANQYGANEAAVLAVEAGADILLMPQDPPSAIAAVCQAVESGRIARSQIEASVRRIWQAKQKVSLPDFPREAPTQRRDVRGVKPSLGAASMEQGQVWMSQIGQQDAFTAVSNILRDSMRCGGQLPIPAVARGYNLIVVDRALDCKYLSPQAPAIALPAQLGYQFALIDSHFPVEPPADLPPTVLQVFMRGNPFRGNAGLTHTASAWFEALLQAGQLKALAIYGSPYILEQFLSQLPSTLPYVFTYGQTPAAQAIALGEGLGLEEPAVGM